In Zingiber officinale cultivar Zhangliang chromosome 11B, Zo_v1.1, whole genome shotgun sequence, a single window of DNA contains:
- the LOC122033960 gene encoding uncharacterized protein LOC122033960, giving the protein MASFGKLKIKSDGDDTIHASSKRKGQPATIGKGKGKIASTSTNNSLQVETMLESTDTETTRTSRGRTHLDKLTKQRVQGIRNEVRFNKLGQPVGGAAIAMQSYIGLLAREKVKISYKTWKQVPNEVKELIWESVNLTYDVPPSWKKGCLNSASNKWRQLKSHLTQTFISKKLDKLEELDEPPSGYGLARDDWISFVRTRMSDDFIKLSEQQKEKRKKNIYPHRLARKGYARYAEEIANELCDDDEINRAIIWKKGRVNKEGKFDGQELKQTIDKIDDYIQQKREGTLEINGTKEDILTKALNSREHSGRVRAIGGHITPSLFFNGSRWKTDHVDRELLIEQKRELVEARKLIQDQDTRIQNLEAIVYKKGAWGSDIDDKGSCSVKLPQQNDNKLNTDKTFPSHEEFNDVEMQVVDKEVALQGKSIILTLDSSTDIVAYGTVVEVIGVNHSLHGVPLPKNCMRVSIDEAMQKSACLPVPIPNECETIGDAVGTHVAWPKHLLMLRQKKRQMKKTAHVENNQTLLSSVPRSLRVVYCYCKRALENGRKLSIALDHEVFQDDYELNLHLEDISALYHLEPISGNCVVVYIW; this is encoded by the exons ATGGCATCCTTtggaaagcttaaaatcaaatctgatgGTGATGACACAATTCATGCTTCAAGCAAGAGAAAAGGACAACCTGCAACGATTGGGAAGGGCAAAGGAAAAATTGCATCTACATCCACTAACAACAGTTTACAGGTTGAGACAATGCTGGAATCTACAGACACTGAAACAACAAGAACATCTAGAGGTCGTACCCATCTGGATAAGCTTACTAAACAAAGGGTTCAAGGAATTCGAAATGAGGTAAGATTTAATAAACTTGGACAGCCAGTAGGAGGAGCTGCTATTGCaatgcaaagttacattggcTTGCTTGCTCGAGAAAAGGTCAAGATATCTTACAAGACGTGGAAACAAGTTCCAAATGAAGTTAAAGAATTGATATGGGAATCAGTTAAT CTGACATATGATGTTCCCCCAAGTTGGAAGAAGGGATGTTTGAATTCAGCAAGTAATAAGTGGCGTCAGTTGAAATCCCATCTCACTCAGACATTCATTTCGAAGAAGCTTGACAAACTCGAAGAGTTGGATGAACCACCTAGCGGCTATGGTCTTGCAAGAGATGATTGGATTTCTTTTGTCAGGACTCGCATGTCTGATGACTTTATT AAACTAAGTGAACAAcagaaggagaaaagaaagaagaacataTACCCCCATCGCCTTGCTCGTAAAGGATATGCACGATAtgctgaagaaata gcaaatgaATTATGTGACGATGATGaaatcaatagagctattatttGGAAGAAAGGAAGGGTTAATAAAGAAGGGAAATTTGATGGCCAAGAGTTGAAACAAACAATAGACAAGATT gatgattatatacAACAGAAGCGTGAGGGTACACTCGAAATTAATGGGACAAAAGAAGATATTCTTACGAAAGCACTCAATTCAAGAGAACATAGTGGACGTGTGAGGGCTATTGGAGGTCATATCACTCCATCATTGTTCTTTAATGGTAGTAGATGGAAGACTGACCATGTTGATAGAGAGCTACTGATTGAGCAAAAGAGAGAGTTGGTGGAGGCTAGAAAATTAATTCAAGACCAAGATACACGCATTCAAAACCTTGAAGCAATTGTCTACAAAAAGGGTGCATGGGGCAGTGACATTGATGACAAAGGAAGTTGCTCGGTAAAGTTACCTCAGCAAAATGACAATAAACTGAACACCGATAAGACTTTCCCCAGTCATGAAGAGTTCAATGATGTCGAAATGCAAGTTGTGGATAAAGAAGTTGCTTTACAG GGTAAATCAATTATTTTGACATTGGATTCTAGCACAGAcattgttgcatatggtacaGTTGTTGAGGTCATTGGAGTTAATCACTCTCTCCATGGTGTTCCGTTACCCAAGAATTGTATGCGTGTATCCATCGATGAAGCAATGCAGAAATCAGCATGTTTGCCAGTTCCGATTCCCAATGAATGTGAAACTATTGGTGATGCTGTTGGAACCCATGTGGCTTGGCCAAAACACCTGCTGATGCTACGACAAAAG AAGCGTCAAATGAAGAAAACAGCACATGTAGAAAATAACCAGACTTTGTTATCAAGTGTGCCAAGATCATTGCGCGTGGTGTATTGTTATTGTAAGCGTGCTCTTGAGAATGGAAGGAAATTGTCAATTGCTTTAGATCATGAGGTATTTCAAGATGATTATGAACTAAACTTGCATCTTGAGGACATTAGTGCTTTGTATCACTTGGAGCCAATTTCAGGAAATTGTGTGGTTGTTTACATATGGTAA
- the LOC122034827 gene encoding lecithin-cholesterol acyltransferase-like 1 produces the protein MEANPINSHRLLVRLLFAMALLLPVVCLSAGGSTTELHPVVVIPGSGGNQLEARLTVDYKPSSLLCALAGPRQGARRGGWFRLWFNPSVLVPPFTRCFAERMTLYYHADLDDYRNAAGVETRVPHFGSTRSLLYLDPHLKHITEYMAPLVDSLERLGYVDGQNLFGAPYDFRYGLAADGRPCKIGTQYLRNLKELIEAASAGNGGKPVILLSHSLGGLFALQLLGRSSISWRRTYVKHLVALSAPWAGTVQEMLTFASGYTLGIPVVDPLLVRGEQRSSESNLWLLPSPKVFGDRPLVVTANRSYSAQDMAEFLEDIGFEEGVRPYRTRILPMVAEGLPEAGVPVTCVVGGGVETPERLVYGAGGFDVQPEVEYGDGDGTVNRVSLLALEKAQEEVKVIRLEGISHTAILKDKMALKEIVAEISNINSIFTKSLAF, from the exons ATGGAAGCTAATCCTATCAATTCCCACCGCCTTCTGGTGCGCCTTCTCTTTGCCATGGCTTTGCTGCTGCCGGTGGTGTGCCTCTCCGCAGGAGGCAGCACCACCGAGCTCCACCCCGTCGTCGTCATCCCCGGCAGCGGAGGCAACCAGCTCGAGGCCCGTCTCACGGTGGACTACAAGCCATCCAGTCTCCTCTGCGCCCTCGCCGGGCCGAGGCAGGGAGCCCGCAGGGGCGGCTGGTTCAGGCTGTGGTTCAACCCGTCGGTGCTGGTGCCGCCCTTCACCCGCTGCTTCGCCGAGCGGATGACGCTCTACTACCACGCCGACCTCGACGACTACCGCAACGCCGCCGGCGTGGAGACACGCGTCCCTCACTTCGGCTCCACCAGGAGCCTCCTCTACCTCGATCCTCACCTCAA GCATATCACCGAATACATGGCGCCCCTGGTGGACTCCTTGGAGCGCCTCGGCTACGTTGACGGCCAAAACCTCTTCGGCGCGCCCTACGACTTCCGCTACGGTCTCGCTGCCGACGGCCGCCCTTGCAAAATAGGCACGCAATACTTGCGAAACCTCAAGGAGCTAATCGAGGCCGCGAGCGCCGGCAACGGCGGCAAGCCCGTGATCCTCCTCTCCCACAGCCTCGGCGGCCTTTTCGCGCTGCAACTCCTCGGCCGCAGCTCCATCTCTTGGCGGCGGACCTACGTGAAGCACCTGGTGGCGCTGTCGGCGCCGTGGGCCGGCACGGTGCAAGAGATGCTCACCTTCGCGTCCGGGTACACGCTCGGCATCCCGGTGGTGGACCCCCTGCTGGTGCGGGGCGAGCAGAGGAGCTCGGAGAGCAATCTCTGGCTCCTTCCCTCACCAAAGGTGTTCGGCGACAGGCCCCTGGTGGTGACCGCGAACAGGAGCTACTCGGCGCAAGACATGGCAGAGTTCTTGGAGGACATCGGCTTCGAGGAAGGTGTGCGGCCGTACAGGACGCGGATCCTTCCGATGGTGGCGGAGGGACTGCCAGAGGCGGGCGTGCCGGTGACGTGCGTGGTGGGCGGCGGTGTGGAGACGCCGGAGAGGCTGGTGTACGGGGCGGGCGGATTCGACGTGCAGCCGGAGGTGGAGTACGGCGACGGCGATGGGACGGTGAACAGGGTGAGCTTGTTGGCGCTGGAGAAGGCGCAGGAGGAGGTGAAGGTGATCAGATTGGAGGGGATCTCTCACACAGCGATTCTGAAAGATAAGATGGCTTTGAAGGAAATTGTTGCAGAAATTTCCAACATAAATTCCATTTTCACCAAATCTCTAGCTTTCTAA